A stretch of DNA from Brachyhypopomus gauderio isolate BG-103 chromosome 7, BGAUD_0.2, whole genome shotgun sequence:
CTGTGGCAGAAGAGAATCCAGGCTGGTTGTAGTTGTACTGGTTCACCTCATTATACCAGCGATCAGACACATCTTTACCTGAGAGCataaacacatgtgcacacacatttacCCAGACCCAGATATCAGCATTACATAATAGACAGGATCTGATTTCACATGTAGGACTGTCAGCGACTTTGACATCAATTCAGACAGGAAGGTGGCAGTCAGCTTTGTCactgtgtctgctgtccctgaTTAGTGACTGACGGATCCATTAAAGGAGACTGGAATGGCTGatgctgtgatgatgatgatgatgatgatggtctaCCATCTGTGTTTTCCTGGTTGGAAGTTGACCCAGAAGTGATCTGCTAGCATCAGTCTGTTTCTAGATCATTACCAGAGCAATTAAACCCCCAAAATGCCCAGACTCTCCGATTACAAAGAACATCTCCTTCAAAAGTAACTGTGTACTTTGACTCTCAAGTTTGTTGATTAAACTGTATTAAACTTGTTTAagtatttatttacttaaaccATAATTAGTTATTCTCCTAGTTTCATGACTAGGAGACTGCGACTGTTCGTTTTTGAACAGTACCTCCATGTAGTACATCTAGTGAAAAACCAGAGCTCTCCAGACTGGATCTGCTTTTCTGGCCAAAGCAAACTCTATATGACCCATAATGCATAAGTGTCTGACATTTCATAAATCACCCCGGGCTGACCAGACATTCCATTCTGGTTAGTCAATAACTTAGAGAGCTAACATGGAGACTGTCACTATAAAACAGTTCCAGCTGTGCAGCGgcgtggagaggaggggagacttTCAGAACTCACCAGAGAACCAAAGTGTTATCCTACCTGGCTGGTCGTATGAAGCCCAGGCAAGGTTCTCCCCACAGCTTCCTCTGCTTGACTCAGCACTGTGCTTCAGGATCCGGGTGCTGGCCAGACTCTCCGCATATCTGCAATATCCAAAGGGCTAGAACTAATTACCATGCTGAAAATAAATCAATGAATGCTGAAGACAAATGGAAGCGCAGAACAAACTGGAATTGAGCTGCATGGAGCCAGAAGAAAAGAGGGAGGTAGCGTGGGCAGTGGGGCGGGATGGGGGTAGCGAGgtagcgtggggggggggggggggggggggggggtcagaggtgtgtgttctgggcCTCACCTCTCCGCCTCTCTGCACAGCTTACTGCTGAGTTTGAGCGGCGGGGCCTGGTGTTTCCTCCTGTAGTCATTGTGAGTGCTTAGCACCTCTTCACAAAACAACCTGGAGGCTtgagagacagatgaagagagagagagagacaggcaaacagacagggaaagagagagacaggaatgcAACTAAGTAATCAGTAAAGGCTGCGCTGAATAAGAAGGGCGTTGAACATAAGAATAAGACCATAAGTATAAGAGGGCGTCGAATGGGGATTGGTGATCTTCCTATAAAAGAAGCGTTTGTATATTAGCACATGGAACACACAAGCTCAGACTGACTGTTCTGAGCAGGAGAACTGTGGGTTGAAATGGGACCTAGTACAACCGAGTCACTGTACCACACGCTCACTGGAAATCGGCTTCAAATGAGTCACTGTACCACACGCTCACTGGAAATCGGCTTCAAATGAGTCACTGTACCACACGCTCACTGGAAATCGGCTTCAAATGAGTCACTGTACCACACGCTCACTGGAAATCGGCTTCAAATGAGTCACTGTACCACACGCTCACTGGAAATCGGCTTCAAATGAGTCACTGTACCACACGCTCACTGGAAATCGGCTTCAAATGAGTCACTGTACCACACGCTCACTGGAAATCGGCTTCAAATGAGTCACTGTACCACACGCTCACTGGAAATCGGCTTCAAATGAGTCACTGTACCACACGCGCTGAAATCAGCTGCCGGCTAGGCGAGTCACTGGAAAGGCCCAAGTATTCACATATAGTTTATGCAAACACAACGTCTGTTCCTGATAACCAAGTGACGATAGCCGCATGATAAACTCTGAAGAACCACCACATTCCAGTTCCTGGTGCACATTTACCTTTAGAAACCTTACAGTCAGGCCCCTTCTTCAGACACCAAACATCAACGGGTGTGAAAAAATAATATAGTAACATTTCCAAAGAATATATAGTACAAACTAATTTTTCTAGACTCCAAAAACATTGGATGGATTGGCCTTCATATTTTGGACTTCATATTTTCATATTTGAAGTTCTTAAtacccaaaacaaacacacttaGAATCACACTTGCAACTACTGAGGCCTATTCATGAACCGGTCTAcatcacaccagacacacacacaatgtgatgATTGAAagtccctcactcacacacacacacacacacacacacacacacacaaatgcggtAATTGACCAAGCAGGTacaaaaataaaccagttgcAACAGAGCGTTGAATCTCAGCAGGAAGCATCAGTTACTGCACAAGCCAACCACACAGCTGCTGTCCTACCTGACTTGCCCATGATGAGGGGAGATCACGTCTGGCCTCTCACAGTCCCCGACAGCTGCAGTAGATCACCTCACTCTTACCCTTGTGTTCTAGATCACCTCACTCTTACCCTTGTGTTCTAGATCACCTCACTCTTACCCTTGTGTTCTAGATCACCTCACTCTTACCCTTGTGTTCTAGATCACCTCACTCTTACCCTTGTGTTCTAGATCACCTCACTCTTACCCTTGTGTTCTAGATCACCTCACTCTTACCCTTGTGTTCTAGATCACCTCACTCTTACCCTTGTGTTCTAGATCACCTCACTCTTAcccttgtgctctctctctctctctttgtgcttCTCTCCAGTGAAATATAGCACTCTCTTCCAGTGTTGCTTCTCTTGTTTCAGTTTTGTCCACTTTCACCTCCCTGACACTTCTCTCttgcttcacttttcactcagggcctcgtctctcctctctcctctccctctttcctctctcctctctcactctctcactctctcctctctctgtgcatGTGGAGTGGAGAGGGGGATCTCTGCTCTGATTACATCATCTCTGTGAGCCATGTGACCATATATGGGGTTGGGACTCTTGCTTTCAGATGGAAACAGTGAGTTGGACCTCAGCTATAAAATTTCactttgaaacacacacacacacacacacacacacacacacacacacagagtaaactGTTATATGATTATAAGTAAACAAACTAAGGCTGTGTTTTCAGATCCCTGACTTTTTCACTCGATTGGTTTTGTTGTAGCCATACACAGCaagttggggtggggtggtggggtggataGGTTTGCCCCCGCCTCTATTACTGTTAATCTCAAACAGTGAGTCATTATTCCCCTTCCAAGCTGCGTAGACTGAGCAAATAAGGTGCTTCTGTAAATGCCGTGAATGTACATGTATTAGAGATCTTCCCCTTGCCAATCTTTACTGTTAAAGTCTATAGGCTACAGCTTGGTTTCATCTATGCACTGAGCCATGTTAGCAAATATTATTTTAGCTATGACGGGATGCTCAGTCAAAGTTATTTAAAACCCAGTGACTCGTATAAATACTGAATTACTGCGTGtgtaaaataattaattgtAAAATAAATTCAGCGCTTGTAAAATAATTTCTTTTTAATtgttttcatgttttattagtaGTTCTCGCGCATGCGCATATTCTAAATCGAAGCACTGCTGAACCGTGCATGTAATATTTGTCAAATATGTCAGTGAATATGTCAGTGCAACATTGTTAtgcaatatatatttatttcaaaataagaATGAAAAACGTTTTGTGCTGAGCGAGATTCGAATATCGCGAATTTACCTCGCTATGAAGTAAGTAGAATACATTCTGAAACGCTTCTTGACGATGTCTGAAAAGTGATATACAAATGAGCCTGCCTTGGGAGTGGGGCTCGGTGCTTCCGACACTATTTAGACATATTAATGTATGAGAAGCGGCTGAGAAACC
This window harbors:
- the glipr2l gene encoding GLI pathogenesis-related 2, like, with product MGKSASRLFCEEVLSTHNDYRRKHQAPPLKLSSKLCREAERYAESLASTRILKHSAESSRGSCGENLAWASYDQPGKDVSDRWYNEVNQYNYNQPGFSSATGHFTAMVWKSTKKFGVGKAVASDGSTFVVARYLPAGNVTNDGHFQANVLPPKS